A single window of Maribacter algicola DNA harbors:
- a CDS encoding M15 family metallopeptidase, whose amino-acid sequence MKRRSFIQKSSGAALGLSLLPNLIMQDMGYSTAELMGKANIELFGKDINLRKEAHDAFLEMKKAAYSDGIDLKIVSSFRDFSRQEGIFERKYITYTDEGMEPMAAVEKIIEYSTIPGTSRHHWGTDADIIDGYRKVDGDVLDPEKYGNGGPYEDFKLWMDEHSETYGYYLVYTDDPKRRGFKYEPWHYSYAPLSIPMLEAYRGINIVALLEKEDFFGAENFTRAFLRSYIQNNILDINRALL is encoded by the coding sequence ATGAAGAGAAGATCCTTTATCCAAAAAAGTAGCGGAGCGGCCTTGGGGCTTTCCTTGCTTCCAAACCTTATCATGCAGGACATGGGCTATTCCACAGCGGAATTGATGGGAAAGGCGAATATCGAACTTTTTGGTAAGGACATCAACCTTCGAAAAGAAGCGCACGACGCATTTTTGGAAATGAAAAAGGCGGCCTATTCAGATGGTATCGACCTTAAAATTGTTTCCAGTTTCCGGGATTTCAGCAGACAGGAAGGCATTTTTGAACGCAAGTACATTACCTACACCGATGAAGGTATGGAACCCATGGCTGCGGTTGAAAAAATAATCGAATATTCCACCATTCCAGGAACCAGCAGGCATCATTGGGGCACGGATGCCGATATTATAGACGGCTATAGAAAGGTGGACGGCGATGTGCTCGATCCGGAAAAATATGGTAACGGCGGTCCTTATGAGGACTTTAAGTTATGGATGGACGAGCATTCAGAAACCTACGGTTATTACTTGGTCTATACGGACGACCCAAAAAGAAGGGGATTCAAATACGAACCATGGCATTATAGCTATGCCCCCTTGTCCATTCCCATGTTGGAAGCTTATAGAGGAATCAACATAGTGGCCCTACTAGAAAAAGAGGATTTTTTTGGCGCCGAAAATTTTACACGGGCCTTCCTACGTAGTTACATCCAAAACAATATTTTAGACATAAATAGGGCACTTCTGTAA
- a CDS encoding M48 family metalloprotease encodes MRRGSWKIRIFIGLAIVAFAFIQKCNNKEENPYTGRSQTINMSPEQEIAIGLQSAPEMAQQHGGLYPDEKLQAFVDAVGNRLVSSSIAKETPYKYDFHLLADDRTINAFALPGGQCFITYALFSQLNEAQLAGVLGHEIGHVIGRHSAERIAESTFWQTVTMGASVGADMGDIVGSIGQNTLLTNGRDDELESDELGVLFMIQSGYDPNEMIKVMEILKAAAGPNRVPEFQSTHPDPENRIEKIREAIEKYRNEG; translated from the coding sequence ATGAGAAGAGGAAGTTGGAAAATCCGAATCTTTATCGGTTTGGCCATAGTGGCCTTTGCATTTATACAAAAATGCAACAATAAGGAGGAAAACCCATATACAGGGCGTTCCCAAACCATCAACATGTCCCCGGAGCAGGAAATCGCCATTGGATTGCAAAGTGCGCCCGAGATGGCCCAACAGCACGGTGGGCTCTACCCCGATGAAAAATTACAGGCCTTTGTGGATGCCGTTGGCAACCGGTTGGTAAGCAGCAGCATTGCCAAGGAAACCCCTTATAAATACGACTTTCACCTATTGGCCGATGACCGGACCATAAACGCCTTCGCCTTGCCGGGTGGACAGTGTTTCATTACCTACGCCCTTTTTTCCCAATTGAACGAGGCCCAGCTTGCCGGGGTCTTGGGCCATGAAATAGGGCATGTCATTGGCAGACATTCCGCGGAAAGAATAGCGGAAAGTACCTTCTGGCAAACCGTCACCATGGGTGCTTCCGTTGGTGCTGATATGGGCGATATTGTGGGCAGCATAGGGCAAAATACCCTGCTTACCAATGGAAGGGATGATGAATTGGAAAGTGACGAACTGGGCGTATTATTTATGATACAATCAGGTTATGACCCCAATGAAATGATCAAGGTCATGGAAATACTGAAGGCGGCCGCCGGTCCAAACCGCGTTCCGGAATTTCAAAGCACGCATCCAGACCCAGAAAATAGGATAGAAAAAATTAGGGAAGCCATTGAAAAATATAGGAACGAAGGTTAA
- a CDS encoding ankyrin repeat domain-containing protein, translated as MKKTILTLSMAALFMGTGLMANETSIKNHSVLESGKTSYDISSFCKAVMQGDIETVARMIELGEDINKKSLGMTPAMFAARYNRAEVLQLLIDHGADLKIKSKQGFSVSKYAELSNASDALAVLESAMGS; from the coding sequence ATGAAAAAAACAATCCTAACGTTGTCCATGGCGGCTTTGTTCATGGGCACGGGTCTTATGGCCAACGAAACATCCATCAAAAATCACAGCGTCTTGGAGAGCGGCAAAACGAGCTATGATATTAGTTCTTTTTGCAAGGCTGTCATGCAGGGCGATATTGAAACGGTAGCGCGAATGATAGAATTAGGGGAAGACATCAACAAAAAATCCTTGGGTATGACACCTGCCATGTTTGCGGCGCGCTATAATAGGGCTGAAGTGCTCCAATTGCTCATTGACCATGGTGCAGACTTGAAAATTAAGAGTAAACAAGGTTTTTCGGTAAGTAAATATGCCGAACTCTCAAATGCCTCCGATGCACTCGCTGTTTTGGAAAGCGCTATGGGCAGTTAA
- a CDS encoding DUF6747 family protein has translation MGTLTHFKNLYVGAFENCKPEILVVILKVYSVFCALMLFMAVYAFMHRALNGFEF, from the coding sequence ATGGGAACACTGACACACTTTAAGAATCTTTATGTTGGCGCATTTGAAAATTGCAAACCGGAAATATTGGTGGTGATCTTAAAGGTCTACTCCGTGTTTTGCGCCTTGATGTTATTTATGGCCGTATATGCTTTCATGCATAGGGCATTGAACGGTTTTGAATTTTAA
- a CDS encoding ankyrin repeat domain-containing protein, protein MKKIILLTVSLGVLSFSSSYANVNLEAITNHEIVAPMNDNINSLCKAAMQGDVDKVRSLLATGESVNEKSLGMTPAMYAARYNKAEVLKVLLLNQANLNIKSDQGYTVKEYAEMSKATEVLKVLDSNS, encoded by the coding sequence ATGAAAAAAATAATATTACTAACTGTTTCTCTAGGGGTTTTGAGTTTTTCAAGCTCCTATGCAAACGTCAATTTAGAAGCCATTACCAATCATGAAATCGTAGCGCCTATGAACGATAATATCAATTCACTATGCAAAGCGGCCATGCAAGGGGACGTGGACAAAGTTAGAAGTTTGCTCGCCACTGGTGAAAGTGTAAACGAAAAGTCCTTGGGAATGACTCCTGCTATGTATGCGGCAAGGTACAACAAGGCCGAAGTTTTAAAAGTATTATTACTGAATCAGGCCAATTTGAACATCAAGAGCGACCAAGGCTATACGGTAAAGGAGTATGCTGAAATGTCCAAGGCCACTGAAGTTTTGAAAGTCTTGGATTCCAATTCTTAA
- a CDS encoding gliding motility-associated C-terminal domain-containing protein produces MRILVFISVLFGLGGLSAQTALYNIGNLRIHDGGNLGFHTDLINEAPFDENRGLVGFYGDNVSVFGTVVPLFFDVEVAVENDLILTLGLDTGNNTNFIFGDVFTPKTNPAVYYNFLADAFYNGEGNLQKINGYAAITNKQDFMFPVGSNDALRPLTLNSESVNPFAKCAYFFQNPGTQSVIPGNFNIETLDVDIAAVSNMEFWRLEGSVPSTISISWNRDSNMANLTDDATTIIPVGWSKVSQRWINLEATFVTGDLEQGFTTSATFVPNDYEIVTLGVSQIPFEPLEKEVLTLDNFFVSPNGDGINDRFFVEELAESPNNMVRIYDRFGLKVFEQANYVDEFDGFSNVGNIVFGREDGLPVGVYFYTIDMLDLGLKYQGFLYLAR; encoded by the coding sequence ATGAGAATCCTTGTTTTCATATCGGTACTTTTTGGGTTGGGAGGACTTTCTGCCCAAACCGCCCTGTACAATATCGGGAACCTCCGCATCCATGACGGGGGCAATCTGGGTTTTCATACAGACCTCATCAATGAGGCTCCCTTTGATGAAAACCGCGGACTTGTGGGTTTTTACGGGGATAACGTCTCGGTCTTTGGCACTGTGGTGCCGCTGTTCTTTGATGTGGAGGTAGCGGTAGAAAATGACCTTATTCTCACTTTGGGTTTGGATACTGGCAACAACACCAATTTCATTTTCGGGGATGTGTTTACCCCAAAGACGAACCCGGCCGTGTACTATAACTTTTTGGCCGATGCCTTTTACAACGGGGAGGGCAACCTTCAAAAAATAAACGGCTATGCGGCCATCACCAACAAACAGGATTTTATGTTTCCCGTGGGGAGCAACGACGCCTTGCGGCCCCTGACCTTGAATTCTGAAAGCGTAAATCCCTTTGCCAAGTGTGCTTATTTTTTCCAGAACCCGGGTACACAGTCGGTCATACCGGGCAACTTCAACATTGAGACCTTGGACGTAGACATTGCCGCCGTTTCCAATATGGAATTTTGGCGCTTGGAGGGCAGTGTTCCCTCCACCATATCCATTTCATGGAACAGGGACAGCAACATGGCCAACCTAACCGATGATGCCACCACCATCATTCCCGTGGGGTGGAGCAAAGTGTCCCAAAGGTGGATCAACTTGGAGGCCACTTTTGTTACGGGCGATTTGGAACAGGGGTTTACAACTTCGGCCACCTTTGTTCCCAACGATTATGAAATCGTCACCCTAGGGGTGTCCCAAATACCTTTTGAACCTTTGGAAAAAGAGGTGCTTACCTTGGACAACTTTTTTGTTTCGCCCAACGGTGACGGTATCAACGACCGCTTTTTTGTGGAGGAGTTGGCGGAATCGCCCAACAACATGGTGCGGATCTACGACCGTTTTGGGCTAAAAGTTTTCGAACAGGCGAACTACGTGGATGAATTTGACGGTTTTTCCAATGTTGGCAACATAGTCTTCGGTCGGGAAGATGGTCTACCTGTAGGTGTCTATTTTTATACGATAGACATGTTGGACCTTGGTTTAAAGTACCAAGGTTTTCTTTACCTGGCTAGATAG